In the genome of Delphinus delphis chromosome 15, mDelDel1.2, whole genome shotgun sequence, one region contains:
- the LOC132438880 gene encoding dihydrofolate reductase-like, whose amino-acid sequence MVRPLNCIITVSQNMGISKNGDLPWPSLRNEYKYFQRMTTTSSVEGKQNSVIMGRKTWFSIPEKNRPLKDRINIVLSRELTEPPQGAHFLARSLDHALKLTERPELTNKVYMVRIVGGSSVYKEAMNKPGHLRVFVTRTMQEFESDTFFPEIDLEKYKLISEYPGVPSDVQEEKGIKYKFEVYEKNN is encoded by the coding sequence ATGGTTCGTCCGCTAAACTGCATCATCACTGTGTCCCAGAACATGGGCATCAGCAAGAACGGGGACCTGCCCTGGCCCTCGCTCAGGAACGAATACAAGTATTTCCAAAGAATGACCACAACCTCTTCAGTAGAAGGGAAACAGAATTCGGTGATTATGGGTAGGAAAACCTGGTTCTCCATTCCAGAGAAGAATCGACCTTTAAAGGACAGAATTAATATAGTTCTCAGTAGAGAACTCACGGAACCTCCACAGGGAGCTCATTTTCTTGCCAGAAGTCTGGATCATGCCTTAAAACTTACTGAGCGACCAGAATTAACAAATAAAGTGTACATGGTCCGGATAGTGGGAGGCAGTTCTGTTTATAAGGAAGCCATGAACAAGCCAGGCCATCTTAGAGTATTTGTGACAAGGACCATGCAGGAATTTGAAAGTGACACATTTTTTCCAGAAAttgatttggaaaaatataaacttaTCTCAGAATATCCAGGTGTTCCTTCTGATGTCCAGGAGGAGAAAGGCATTAAGTACAAATTTGAAGTATATGAAAAGAACAATTAA
- the SAP25 gene encoding histone deacetylase complex subunit SAP25 produces MLPWTPRRWGAGEEQAPEEQGPSAGSDPGQAWDSGEEALREPRTTPQDSPQPWSRRPSWTQKEQQLPRPPPGLAAERSPGTPVPLPPQMTWEVAPSRMTLLAPQDPNCEAKPGPQLVWGLSCESGTSFSGRTLRHPSFCPLYEAASGRGLRPSLAGRQSGEQVPRDAGFPVMCREDVFLSDHVLPCGQRVPLYRSQARQQVMGSLKLLLPPPVMSPRVLPTPSSGCSTAWLSGPELIALTGLLQMSQGEPRPSSPGAPMPPAGPPDPASDHPGASGGQSCSHCMDPSLPRAPDSQGP; encoded by the exons ATGTTGCCCTGGACCCCCCGGCGGTGGGGCGCGGGTGAGGAGCAGGCGCCCGAGGAACAAGGCCCCTCGGCGGGCAGCGACCCCGGCCAGGCCTGGGACTCTGGAGAGGAAGCCCTGCGGGAGCCAAGAACAACCCCACAGGACAG TCCTCAGCCCTGGTCCCGAAGGCCTTCCTGGACCCAGAAAGAGCAGCAGCTGCCTCGGCCgcccccaggcctggctgccGAGCGGTCACCGGGAACCCCAG TTCCCCTTCCCCCCCAGATGACCTGGGAGGTGGCCCCGTCAAGGATGACCCTGCTGGCGCCACAGGACCCCAACTGTGAAGCTAAACCGGGACCTCAGCTGGTGTGG GGGCTCAGCTGTGAGTCAGGCACCTCCTTCTCAGGCCGGACCTTGCGCCATCCCTCATTCTGCCCTCTGTACGAGGCAGCCTCAGGCAGAGGCCTCAGGCCCAGTCTAGCAGGACGTCAGAGTGGAGAGCAGGTGCCCAGGGATGCAG GGTTCCCGGTGATGTGCCGTGAAGATGTCTTTCTTTCTGACCATGTGCTGCCCTGTGGGCAGCGTGTTCCCCTGTACCGGTCTCAGGCCCGTCAGCAG gTGATGGGCTCTCTGAAGCTGCTGCTCCCACCCCCAGTCATGTCCCCCAGGGTCCTCCCCACTCCATCGTCTGGCTGCTCCACCGCCTGGCTCAGTGGGCCTGAGCTGATCGCCCTCACTGGCCTCCTGCAGATGAGCCAGGGggagccaagacccagctccccgGGGGCTCCCATGCCCCCTGCTGGCCCCCCAGACCCTGCCTCTGACCACCCAGGTGCCAGTGGTGGCCAGAGCTGTTCTCACTGCATGGACCCATCTCTCCCACGGGCCCCAGACAGCCAAGGTCCATAG
- the LOC132438881 gene encoding insulin receptor substrate 1-like, whose product MPPPSPGAATSTPPLPFQPLLRTLYCFGSGMKPGGPTTTPEFESADVALGPPRPWACPADVRLCGHLRKQKSQRRRFFVLRAYPQRLECYESEKKFRAGRAPPKFSVSLEGACTISKRVDARQRHLIVLYTRDRSLGVAAASEAEQQAWYSALLQARAAAAGPDSHEDPGAWILAPFQDVWPVTLRPKGLGRARGLGSGDYCLCLGSGVLSLLRKPGGRSSRASRPSPPPALRLSLLSVRRCGHAGAFFFLELGRSAPTGPGELWLQAPDAVVAQSIHETVLAAMKQIGDSGAGGRAQPLPRKPPTSASTPSVPQSYETPASAAQSSSLYRPGRLSERSEQATLKTLARPGAAASHPEGLELGGVYITKGARSDYEPMGGGQASGYVVMATPGLPASAKAASHQLLQDGGVTEYVSMSLCAPRSFSSSFLPLSYRPGAGEPGPGLQGPHLGVGDDWGSAGAQRCLQPPSELAGEYVCIEYAAADYIGMGTDIPDGGLNYVDLDLVPPLEVQGDAPGARNRPHSYAHIEFQNLGEAPSSCSIAPESQVSLGPTPCLQ is encoded by the exons ATGCCGCCCCCCTCTCCAGGGGCCGCTACGTCTACCCCACCTCTGCCGTTCCAGCCCCTGCTCCGGACACTTTACTGCTTTGGGTCCGGGATGAAGCCCGGAGGCCCCACGACGACCCCGGAGTTCGAGTCGGCCGACGTGGCCCTGGGTCCGCCGCGGCCCTGGGCCTGCCCGGCTGACGTGCGGCTCTGCGGCCACCTGCGGAAGCAGAAGTCCCAGCGCCGCCGCTTCTTTGTGCTCCGCGCCTACCCGCAGCGCCTCGAGTGTTACGAGAGCGAGAAGAAGTTCCGCGCCGGCCGAGCGCCGCCTAAGTTCAGCGTGAGCCTGGAGGGCGCGTGCACCATCAGTAAGCGCGTGGACGCGCGTCAGCGACACCTGATCGTCCTGTACACGCGCGACCGCAGCCTGGGCGTGGCGGCGGCCAGCGAGGCGGAGCAGCAGGCGTGGTACAGCGCCCTGCTCCAggcgcgcgccgccgccgccg GTCCCGACTCCCACGAGGACCCCGGGGCCTGGATCCTCGCTCCGTTTCAGGACGTCTGGCCCGTGACGCTGCGGCCCAAGGGGCTGGGGCGGGCACGAGGCCTGGGCAGCGGCGACTACTGCCTGTGCCTGGGTTCTGGGGTACTGAGCCTGCTGCGGAAGCCCGGGGGCAGAAGCTCCAGGGCCTCCCGGCCATCTCCGCCGCCGGCCCTGCGCTTGTCCCTGCTCAGCGTGCGCCGCTGTGGCCATGCCGGCGCTTTTTTCTTCCTGGAGCTTGGCCGCTCGGCACCCACGGGTCCCGGGGAGCTGTGGCTACAGGCGCCCGACGCCGTCGTGGCCCAAAGCATTCACGAGACTGTCCTGGCCGCCATGAAACAAATCGGGGACAGTGGTGCCGGCGGCAGGGCTCAGCCACTGCCAAGAAAGCCCCCGACGAGCGCCTCCACACCCTCTGTCCCTCAATCTTATGAGACCCCAGCCTCTGCGGCCCAATCAAGCAGCCTGTACCGTCCGGGGCGCCTGAGTGAGAGAAGCGAGCAAGCAACCCTCAAGACCCTGGCCAGGCCGGGGGCAGCAGCCTCACACCCCGAGGGGTTGGAGCTGGGCGGGGTCTACATAACCAAGGGAGCCAGGAGTGACTACGAACCCATGGGGGGCGGCCAAGCCAGTGGCTACGTGGTGATGGCAACCCCGGGCCTTCCTGCCTCAGCCAAAGCCGCTTCCCACCAGCTGCTCCAGGATGGAGGAGTCACTGAATATGTGTCCATGAGCCTCTGTGCACCACGGTCCTTTTCCTCGAGCTTCTTGCCTCTTTCCTACAGGCCTGGGGCCGGGGAGCCTGGACCCGGGCTCCAAGGCCCTCATCTAGGCGTGGGAGACGACTGGGGATCCGCAGGGGCTCAGCGCTGCTTGCAGCCGCCGTCAGAGTTAGCCGGGGAGTACGTGTGCATTGAGTACGCGGCCGCCGACTACATAGGAATGGGCACTGACATCCCTGACGGCGGCCTCAACTATGTAGACCTGGACCTGGTCCCTCCCCTGGAGGTGCAAGGCGACGCCCCCGGGGCCAGGAACCGCCCACACAGCTACGCACACATCGAGTTCCAGAACCTCGGGGAGGCCCCG AGTTCCTGCAGCATCGCTCCAGAGTCTCAAGTCAGCCTTGGCCCCACACCCTGCCTCCAATGA
- the AGFG2 gene encoding arf-GAP domain and FG repeat-containing protein 2 isoform X1 — MVMAAKKGPGPGGGVGGGKAEAEAASEVWCRRVRELGGCSQAGNRHCFECAQRGVTYVDITVGSFVCTTCSGLLRGLNPPHRVKSISMTTFTEPEVVFLQSRGNEVCRKIWLGLFDARTSLIPDSRDPQKVKEFLQEKYEKKRWYVPPDQVKGPTYTKGGTSTPVQGSIPEGKPPRTLLGDPVPSLSAAASTSSQSVSQSQPRTSQPRSSQPPPPSSVKKASTDLLADIGGDPFAAPQVAPAFAAFPAFGGQTPSHGGFANFDAFGSSPGSSAFGSVPPAGQAPFQAQPAPPASRMLTGSHSFGSSQGTPFGASPLAPASQPNSLADTGSLLGPGVSAGGIPSSMFGMASQVPTLQSATTGGGGSTGLSFGAFNPFTTPAAHAQLPSTNPFQPNGLATGPGFGMSGAGPGFPQTVPPTGAFSSPFPPPLFPPPLFPPPTSVTQQQNGSSFGDQGSAKLGQRPLSQPAGISTNPFMTGSSSSPFACNPPNTNPFL; from the exons ATGGTGATGGCAGCGAAGAAGGGCCCAGGGCCGGGTGGCGGGGTCGGCGGGGGAaaggcggaggcggaggcggccTCGGAGGTGTGGTGTCGCCGGGTGCGGGAGCTGGGAGGCTGCAGCCAGGCCGGGAACCGCCACTGCTTCGAGTGCGCCCAGCGCGGGGTCACCTACGTGGATATCACCGTGGGCAGCTTCGTCTGCACCACCTGCTCCGGCCTCCT GAGAGGCCTGAACCCCCCTCATCGTGTCAAGTCCATCTCCATGACAACTTTCACTGAGCCTGAAGTAGTGTTCCTGCAATCCCGTGGAAACGAG GTTTGCAGGAAGATTTGGCTGGGTCTTTTCGATGCTCGCACATCTTTAATACCAGATTCCAGGGATCCTCAGAAGGTGAAGGAGTTTCTCCAGGAAAAATATGAGAAGAAGAGATG GTATGTCCCCCCAGACCAAGTGAAAGGGCCCACTTATACCAAAGGTGGCACCTCCACCCCCGTCCAGGGCTCCATTCCAGAAGGGAAGCCCCCGCGGACACTTCTGGGGGATCCTGTGCCATCTCTCTCGGCTGCTGCCTCCACTTCCAGCCAG TCTGTCAGTCAGTCTCAGCCCCGGACGTCCCAGCCCCGGAGCTCTCAGCCACCTCCCCCCTCCTCGGTCAAGAAAGCCAGTACTGACCTGCTGGCCGACATCGGCGGAGACCCCTTTGCTGCTCCCCAGGTGGCAccagcttttgctgcattcccAGCCTTTGGGG GCCAGACGCCTTCCCATGGGGGCTTTGCCAACTTCGATGCCTTTGGCAGTAGCCCTGGCTCTTCTGCATTTGGAAGCGTGCCTCCAGCTGGCCAAGCCCCGTTCCAGGCACAGCCAGCACCCCCAG CCAGTCGGATGCTAACTGGAAGTCACAGCTTCG GGAGCAGCCAGGGGACTCCATTTGGTGCCTCTCCTCTGGCACCTGCCAGTCAGCCCAACAGCCTTGCAGATACGGGCAGCCTCCTGGGACCCGGTGTATCAGCTGGAGGCATCCCTAGCAG CATGTTCGGGATGGCCAGCCAGGTCCCCACGCTCCAGTCGGCCACCACTGGTGGAGGCGGAAGCACAGGGCTCTCCTTTGGAG CCTTCAACCCTTTCACCACACCTGCTGCTCACGCCCAGCTGCCTTCCACCAACCCTTTCCAGCCCAATGGCTTGGCCACAG ggCCAGGCTTTGGGATGAGCGGTGCTGGGCCTGGCTTCCCCCAGACGGTGCCACCCACCGGGGCTTTTTccagccccttccccccaccGCTCTTCCCCCCACCGCTCTTCCCCCCACCGACCTCAGTGACTCAGCAGCAGAATG GCTCTTCCTTTGGAGACCAGGGATCTGCCAAGCTGGGGCAGAGGCCACTGAGCCAGCCAGCTGGGATCTCCACCAACCCCTTCATG ACTGGATCCTCATCAAGCCCGTTTGCCTGCAACCCTCCAAACACCAACCCATTCTTGTAG
- the AGFG2 gene encoding arf-GAP domain and FG repeat-containing protein 2 isoform X2, with translation MVMAAKKGPGPGGGVGGGKAEAEAASEVWCRRVRELGGCSQAGNRHCFECAQRGVTYVDITVGSFVCTTCSGLLRGLNPPHRVKSISMTTFTEPEVVFLQSRGNEVCRKIWLGLFDARTSLIPDSRDPQKVKEFLQEKYEKKRWYVPPDQVKGPTYTKGGTSTPVQGSIPEGKPPRTLLGDPVPSLSAAASTSSQSVSQSQPRTSQPRSSQPPPPSSVKKASTDLLADIGGDPFAAPQVAPAFAAFPAFGGQTPSHGGFANFDAFGSSPGSSAFGSVPPAGQAPFQAQPAPPGSSQGTPFGASPLAPASQPNSLADTGSLLGPGVSAGGIPSSMFGMASQVPTLQSATTGGGGSTGLSFGAFNPFTTPAAHAQLPSTNPFQPNGLATGPGFGMSGAGPGFPQTVPPTGAFSSPFPPPLFPPPLFPPPTSVTQQQNGSSFGDQGSAKLGQRPLSQPAGISTNPFMTGSSSSPFACNPPNTNPFL, from the exons ATGGTGATGGCAGCGAAGAAGGGCCCAGGGCCGGGTGGCGGGGTCGGCGGGGGAaaggcggaggcggaggcggccTCGGAGGTGTGGTGTCGCCGGGTGCGGGAGCTGGGAGGCTGCAGCCAGGCCGGGAACCGCCACTGCTTCGAGTGCGCCCAGCGCGGGGTCACCTACGTGGATATCACCGTGGGCAGCTTCGTCTGCACCACCTGCTCCGGCCTCCT GAGAGGCCTGAACCCCCCTCATCGTGTCAAGTCCATCTCCATGACAACTTTCACTGAGCCTGAAGTAGTGTTCCTGCAATCCCGTGGAAACGAG GTTTGCAGGAAGATTTGGCTGGGTCTTTTCGATGCTCGCACATCTTTAATACCAGATTCCAGGGATCCTCAGAAGGTGAAGGAGTTTCTCCAGGAAAAATATGAGAAGAAGAGATG GTATGTCCCCCCAGACCAAGTGAAAGGGCCCACTTATACCAAAGGTGGCACCTCCACCCCCGTCCAGGGCTCCATTCCAGAAGGGAAGCCCCCGCGGACACTTCTGGGGGATCCTGTGCCATCTCTCTCGGCTGCTGCCTCCACTTCCAGCCAG TCTGTCAGTCAGTCTCAGCCCCGGACGTCCCAGCCCCGGAGCTCTCAGCCACCTCCCCCCTCCTCGGTCAAGAAAGCCAGTACTGACCTGCTGGCCGACATCGGCGGAGACCCCTTTGCTGCTCCCCAGGTGGCAccagcttttgctgcattcccAGCCTTTGGGG GCCAGACGCCTTCCCATGGGGGCTTTGCCAACTTCGATGCCTTTGGCAGTAGCCCTGGCTCTTCTGCATTTGGAAGCGTGCCTCCAGCTGGCCAAGCCCCGTTCCAGGCACAGCCAGCACCCCCAG GGAGCAGCCAGGGGACTCCATTTGGTGCCTCTCCTCTGGCACCTGCCAGTCAGCCCAACAGCCTTGCAGATACGGGCAGCCTCCTGGGACCCGGTGTATCAGCTGGAGGCATCCCTAGCAG CATGTTCGGGATGGCCAGCCAGGTCCCCACGCTCCAGTCGGCCACCACTGGTGGAGGCGGAAGCACAGGGCTCTCCTTTGGAG CCTTCAACCCTTTCACCACACCTGCTGCTCACGCCCAGCTGCCTTCCACCAACCCTTTCCAGCCCAATGGCTTGGCCACAG ggCCAGGCTTTGGGATGAGCGGTGCTGGGCCTGGCTTCCCCCAGACGGTGCCACCCACCGGGGCTTTTTccagccccttccccccaccGCTCTTCCCCCCACCGCTCTTCCCCCCACCGACCTCAGTGACTCAGCAGCAGAATG GCTCTTCCTTTGGAGACCAGGGATCTGCCAAGCTGGGGCAGAGGCCACTGAGCCAGCCAGCTGGGATCTCCACCAACCCCTTCATG ACTGGATCCTCATCAAGCCCGTTTGCCTGCAACCCTCCAAACACCAACCCATTCTTGTAG
- the AGFG2 gene encoding arf-GAP domain and FG repeat-containing protein 2 isoform X3, which yields MTTFTEPEVVFLQSRGNEVCRKIWLGLFDARTSLIPDSRDPQKVKEFLQEKYEKKRWYVPPDQVKGPTYTKGGTSTPVQGSIPEGKPPRTLLGDPVPSLSAAASTSSQSVSQSQPRTSQPRSSQPPPPSSVKKASTDLLADIGGDPFAAPQVAPAFAAFPAFGGQTPSHGGFANFDAFGSSPGSSAFGSVPPAGQAPFQAQPAPPASRMLTGSHSFGSSQGTPFGASPLAPASQPNSLADTGSLLGPGVSAGGIPSSMFGMASQVPTLQSATTGGGGSTGLSFGAFNPFTTPAAHAQLPSTNPFQPNGLATGPGFGMSGAGPGFPQTVPPTGAFSSPFPPPLFPPPLFPPPTSVTQQQNGSSFGDQGSAKLGQRPLSQPAGISTNPFMTGSSSSPFACNPPNTNPFL from the exons ATGACAACTTTCACTGAGCCTGAAGTAGTGTTCCTGCAATCCCGTGGAAACGAG GTTTGCAGGAAGATTTGGCTGGGTCTTTTCGATGCTCGCACATCTTTAATACCAGATTCCAGGGATCCTCAGAAGGTGAAGGAGTTTCTCCAGGAAAAATATGAGAAGAAGAGATG GTATGTCCCCCCAGACCAAGTGAAAGGGCCCACTTATACCAAAGGTGGCACCTCCACCCCCGTCCAGGGCTCCATTCCAGAAGGGAAGCCCCCGCGGACACTTCTGGGGGATCCTGTGCCATCTCTCTCGGCTGCTGCCTCCACTTCCAGCCAG TCTGTCAGTCAGTCTCAGCCCCGGACGTCCCAGCCCCGGAGCTCTCAGCCACCTCCCCCCTCCTCGGTCAAGAAAGCCAGTACTGACCTGCTGGCCGACATCGGCGGAGACCCCTTTGCTGCTCCCCAGGTGGCAccagcttttgctgcattcccAGCCTTTGGGG GCCAGACGCCTTCCCATGGGGGCTTTGCCAACTTCGATGCCTTTGGCAGTAGCCCTGGCTCTTCTGCATTTGGAAGCGTGCCTCCAGCTGGCCAAGCCCCGTTCCAGGCACAGCCAGCACCCCCAG CCAGTCGGATGCTAACTGGAAGTCACAGCTTCG GGAGCAGCCAGGGGACTCCATTTGGTGCCTCTCCTCTGGCACCTGCCAGTCAGCCCAACAGCCTTGCAGATACGGGCAGCCTCCTGGGACCCGGTGTATCAGCTGGAGGCATCCCTAGCAG CATGTTCGGGATGGCCAGCCAGGTCCCCACGCTCCAGTCGGCCACCACTGGTGGAGGCGGAAGCACAGGGCTCTCCTTTGGAG CCTTCAACCCTTTCACCACACCTGCTGCTCACGCCCAGCTGCCTTCCACCAACCCTTTCCAGCCCAATGGCTTGGCCACAG ggCCAGGCTTTGGGATGAGCGGTGCTGGGCCTGGCTTCCCCCAGACGGTGCCACCCACCGGGGCTTTTTccagccccttccccccaccGCTCTTCCCCCCACCGCTCTTCCCCCCACCGACCTCAGTGACTCAGCAGCAGAATG GCTCTTCCTTTGGAGACCAGGGATCTGCCAAGCTGGGGCAGAGGCCACTGAGCCAGCCAGCTGGGATCTCCACCAACCCCTTCATG ACTGGATCCTCATCAAGCCCGTTTGCCTGCAACCCTCCAAACACCAACCCATTCTTGTAG